A single region of the Zootoca vivipara chromosome 2, rZooViv1.1, whole genome shotgun sequence genome encodes:
- the LOC118080620 gene encoding hyaluronidase-4-like isoform X5, which produces MPGLGEMRTRQRSRGWRDADWLIGFIWEIKTTDSSREKAGPFTGTLLPNIACDAAPSCSAGPPTWASAPLRLCQPFSRHALLLLLLLFPDLPVASPNLKPSLPPIVKESPFLVAWNAPTARCSAAYGVPLRLDSYSILANAQEAFVGGNITIFYYDQLGLYPYYLDTTVPPTAVNGGCPQNASLTRHLEQMESDLSAAMPSSSFAGLSVIDWENWRPLWIRNWDKKNVYRDMSVQLVRQKNRLLPDSQAEVQAKWEFETAAQEFMSKTLQLARSLRPKGWWGYYLFPECYNYHYLDSFENFTGHCPPLEVQRNNELIWLWENSKALYPSIYMEEALRTSLQGKKFVWAKVGEALRVAELPSVQHSLPVFAYARPFYTYTLKELTQTDLVYTIGQAAAMGAHGIVLWGDAEYSRNRVILIAALEAAFLTHSFLSSLLFIVRHQVDGQREKAEVLLCILAT; this is translated from the exons ATCCAGGGGCTGGAGAGATGCTGATTGGCTTATAGGATTTATCTGGGAGATCAAAACCACAGACAGCAGCAGGGAAAAGGCAGGCCCATTTACAGGCACCCTGCTCCCCAA CATTGCATGCGACGCAGCGCCTTCGTGCTCAGCCGGGCCACCCACGTGGGCATCCGCACCCTTGAGGCTGTGCCAGCCCTTCAGCCGCCAtgccctcctgctgctcctgctcttGTTCCCAGACCTGCCTGTGGCGTCTCCCAACCTGAAGCCGTCCTTGCCTCCCATCGTCAAAGAGAGCCCCTTTCTGGTGGCCTGGAATGCGCCAACCGCACGGTGCTCGGCTGCCTACGGGGTGCCCCTCCGCTTGGACTCCTACAGCATCCTGGCAAATGCCCAGGAAGCCTTTGTGGGTGGCAACATCACAATCTTCTACTACGACCAGCTGGGCTTGTATCCCTACTACTTGGACACAACGGTGCCGCCCACTGCCGTCAACGGCGGCTGCCCTCAGAACGCCAGCCTGACAAGGCACTTGGAGCAGATGGAGAGCGACCTGTCGGCAGCCATGCCCTCCAGCTCCTTTGCGGGCCTCTCTGTGATAGACTGGGAGAACTGGAGGCCCCTGTGGATCCGGAACTGGGACAAGAAAAATGTCTATCGGGACATGTCCGTCCAGCTCGTCAGGCAAAAGAATCGCCTTTTGCCAGACAGCCAGGCCGAAGTTCAGGCTAAGTGGGAATTTGAGACGGCTGCCCAGGAATTCATGTCTAAGACGCTGCAACTGGCCCGCTCTCTCCGCCCCAAGGGCTGGTGGGGCTACTACCTCTTCCCAGAGTGCTACAATTACCACTACTTGGATAGTTTTGAGAACTTCACAGGGCACTGCCCTCCACTGGAAGTGCAGCGCAACAACGAGCTGATCTGGCTCTGGGAGAACAGCAAAGCCCTCTACCCTTCTATCTACATGGAGGAGGCGCTGAGGACCTCTCTGCAAGGGAAGAAGTTTGTGTGGGCCAAAGTGGGGGAAGCTCTGAGGGTGGCGGAGCTGCCTTCTGTTCAACATTCCCTCCCTGTCTTTGCGTATGCCAGGCCATTCTACACCTACACGCTGAAGGAGTTGACTCAG ACAGACTTGGTGTACACCATTGGGCAGGCTGCAGCCATGGGGGCTCACGGCATTGTACTCTGGGGAGACGCAGAGTATTCTCGCAACCGGGTAATTTTAATAGCAGCCCTTGAGGCTGCTTTCCTTACTCATTCTTTTCTTTCATCTCTCTTGTTTATTGTTCGGCATCAGGTTGATGGGCAAAGGGAGAAAGCAGAGGTTCTACTTTGTATACTGGCTACTTAA
- the LOC118080620 gene encoding hyaluronidase-4-like isoform X3 produces the protein MPGLGEMRTRQSIACDAAPSCSAGPPTWASAPLRLCQPFSRHALLLLLLLFPDLPVASPNLKPSLPPIVKESPFLVAWNAPTARCSAAYGVPLRLDSYSILANAQEAFVGGNITIFYYDQLGLYPYYLDTTVPPTAVNGGCPQNASLTRHLEQMESDLSAAMPSSSFAGLSVIDWENWRPLWIRNWDKKNVYRDMSVQLVRQKNRLLPDSQAEVQAKWEFETAAQEFMSKTLQLARSLRPKGWWGYYLFPECYNYHYLDSFENFTGHCPPLEVQRNNELIWLWENSKALYPSIYMEEALRTSLQGKKFVWAKVGEALRVAELPSVQHSLPVFAYARPFYTYTLKELTQTDLVYTIGQAAAMGAHGIVLWGDAEYSRNRTNCLKIQDYLNSTLGPYIVNVTTAAKLCSQKICNSHGRCIRRRMDSDSYLHLSPNTFQIQTIAEGNQTRVLVRGQLKRWQEDKMRREFVCHCYQGWNGERCSARGRGFWLRTSDWLIPGVLLSALWGCCL, from the exons CATTGCATGCGACGCAGCGCCTTCGTGCTCAGCCGGGCCACCCACGTGGGCATCCGCACCCTTGAGGCTGTGCCAGCCCTTCAGCCGCCAtgccctcctgctgctcctgctcttGTTCCCAGACCTGCCTGTGGCGTCTCCCAACCTGAAGCCGTCCTTGCCTCCCATCGTCAAAGAGAGCCCCTTTCTGGTGGCCTGGAATGCGCCAACCGCACGGTGCTCGGCTGCCTACGGGGTGCCCCTCCGCTTGGACTCCTACAGCATCCTGGCAAATGCCCAGGAAGCCTTTGTGGGTGGCAACATCACAATCTTCTACTACGACCAGCTGGGCTTGTATCCCTACTACTTGGACACAACGGTGCCGCCCACTGCCGTCAACGGCGGCTGCCCTCAGAACGCCAGCCTGACAAGGCACTTGGAGCAGATGGAGAGCGACCTGTCGGCAGCCATGCCCTCCAGCTCCTTTGCGGGCCTCTCTGTGATAGACTGGGAGAACTGGAGGCCCCTGTGGATCCGGAACTGGGACAAGAAAAATGTCTATCGGGACATGTCCGTCCAGCTCGTCAGGCAAAAGAATCGCCTTTTGCCAGACAGCCAGGCCGAAGTTCAGGCTAAGTGGGAATTTGAGACGGCTGCCCAGGAATTCATGTCTAAGACGCTGCAACTGGCCCGCTCTCTCCGCCCCAAGGGCTGGTGGGGCTACTACCTCTTCCCAGAGTGCTACAATTACCACTACTTGGATAGTTTTGAGAACTTCACAGGGCACTGCCCTCCACTGGAAGTGCAGCGCAACAACGAGCTGATCTGGCTCTGGGAGAACAGCAAAGCCCTCTACCCTTCTATCTACATGGAGGAGGCGCTGAGGACCTCTCTGCAAGGGAAGAAGTTTGTGTGGGCCAAAGTGGGGGAAGCTCTGAGGGTGGCGGAGCTGCCTTCTGTTCAACATTCCCTCCCTGTCTTTGCGTATGCCAGGCCATTCTACACCTACACGCTGAAGGAGTTGACTCAG ACAGACTTGGTGTACACCATTGGGCAGGCTGCAGCCATGGGGGCTCACGGCATTGTACTCTGGGGAGACGCAGAGTATTCTCGCAACCGG ACCAACTGCTTAAAGATTCAGGACTACCTGAATAGCACCTTAGGCCCTTATATTGTCAACGTGACCACAGCGGCCAAACTTTGCAGCCAGAAAATCTGCAACAGCCACGGCCGCTGCATTCGCCGACGGATGGACTCAGACAGCTACTTGCACCTCAGCCCTAACACCTTCCAGATCCAAACAATAGCAGAGGGCAACCAAACCCGAGTGCTGGTGAGGGGGCAACTGAAACGTTGGCAGGAGGACAAAATGAGAAGAGAGTTTGTGTGCCACTGTTACCAGGGTTGGAATGGAGAACGCTGCTCTGCCCGGGGGCGGGGCTTCTGGTTGCGGACAAGTGATTGGCTAATTCCTGGGGTGCTCCTCTCTGCACTGTGGGGGTGTTGTTTGTGA
- the LOC118080620 gene encoding hyaluronidase-4-like isoform X2 yields MAAKLFRSRGWRDADWLIGFIWEIKTTDSSREKAGPFTGTLLPNIACDAAPSCSAGPPTWASAPLRLCQPFSRHALLLLLLLFPDLPVASPNLKPSLPPIVKESPFLVAWNAPTARCSAAYGVPLRLDSYSILANAQEAFVGGNITIFYYDQLGLYPYYLDTTVPPTAVNGGCPQNASLTRHLEQMESDLSAAMPSSSFAGLSVIDWENWRPLWIRNWDKKNVYRDMSVQLVRQKNRLLPDSQAEVQAKWEFETAAQEFMSKTLQLARSLRPKGWWGYYLFPECYNYHYLDSFENFTGHCPPLEVQRNNELIWLWENSKALYPSIYMEEALRTSLQGKKFVWAKVGEALRVAELPSVQHSLPVFAYARPFYTYTLKELTQTDLVYTIGQAAAMGAHGIVLWGDAEYSRNRTNCLKIQDYLNSTLGPYIVNVTTAAKLCSQKICNSHGRCIRRRMDSDSYLHLSPNTFQIQTIAEGNQTRVLVRGQLKRWQEDKMRREFVCHCYQGWNGERCSARGRGFWLRTSDWLIPGVLLSALWGCCL; encoded by the exons ATGGCTGCAAAACTCTTCAG ATCCAGGGGCTGGAGAGATGCTGATTGGCTTATAGGATTTATCTGGGAGATCAAAACCACAGACAGCAGCAGGGAAAAGGCAGGCCCATTTACAGGCACCCTGCTCCCCAA CATTGCATGCGACGCAGCGCCTTCGTGCTCAGCCGGGCCACCCACGTGGGCATCCGCACCCTTGAGGCTGTGCCAGCCCTTCAGCCGCCAtgccctcctgctgctcctgctcttGTTCCCAGACCTGCCTGTGGCGTCTCCCAACCTGAAGCCGTCCTTGCCTCCCATCGTCAAAGAGAGCCCCTTTCTGGTGGCCTGGAATGCGCCAACCGCACGGTGCTCGGCTGCCTACGGGGTGCCCCTCCGCTTGGACTCCTACAGCATCCTGGCAAATGCCCAGGAAGCCTTTGTGGGTGGCAACATCACAATCTTCTACTACGACCAGCTGGGCTTGTATCCCTACTACTTGGACACAACGGTGCCGCCCACTGCCGTCAACGGCGGCTGCCCTCAGAACGCCAGCCTGACAAGGCACTTGGAGCAGATGGAGAGCGACCTGTCGGCAGCCATGCCCTCCAGCTCCTTTGCGGGCCTCTCTGTGATAGACTGGGAGAACTGGAGGCCCCTGTGGATCCGGAACTGGGACAAGAAAAATGTCTATCGGGACATGTCCGTCCAGCTCGTCAGGCAAAAGAATCGCCTTTTGCCAGACAGCCAGGCCGAAGTTCAGGCTAAGTGGGAATTTGAGACGGCTGCCCAGGAATTCATGTCTAAGACGCTGCAACTGGCCCGCTCTCTCCGCCCCAAGGGCTGGTGGGGCTACTACCTCTTCCCAGAGTGCTACAATTACCACTACTTGGATAGTTTTGAGAACTTCACAGGGCACTGCCCTCCACTGGAAGTGCAGCGCAACAACGAGCTGATCTGGCTCTGGGAGAACAGCAAAGCCCTCTACCCTTCTATCTACATGGAGGAGGCGCTGAGGACCTCTCTGCAAGGGAAGAAGTTTGTGTGGGCCAAAGTGGGGGAAGCTCTGAGGGTGGCGGAGCTGCCTTCTGTTCAACATTCCCTCCCTGTCTTTGCGTATGCCAGGCCATTCTACACCTACACGCTGAAGGAGTTGACTCAG ACAGACTTGGTGTACACCATTGGGCAGGCTGCAGCCATGGGGGCTCACGGCATTGTACTCTGGGGAGACGCAGAGTATTCTCGCAACCGG ACCAACTGCTTAAAGATTCAGGACTACCTGAATAGCACCTTAGGCCCTTATATTGTCAACGTGACCACAGCGGCCAAACTTTGCAGCCAGAAAATCTGCAACAGCCACGGCCGCTGCATTCGCCGACGGATGGACTCAGACAGCTACTTGCACCTCAGCCCTAACACCTTCCAGATCCAAACAATAGCAGAGGGCAACCAAACCCGAGTGCTGGTGAGGGGGCAACTGAAACGTTGGCAGGAGGACAAAATGAGAAGAGAGTTTGTGTGCCACTGTTACCAGGGTTGGAATGGAGAACGCTGCTCTGCCCGGGGGCGGGGCTTCTGGTTGCGGACAAGTGATTGGCTAATTCCTGGGGTGCTCCTCTCTGCACTGTGGGGGTGTTGTTTGTGA
- the LOC118080620 gene encoding hyaluronidase-4-like isoform X4 has protein sequence MAAKLFSIACDAAPSCSAGPPTWASAPLRLCQPFSRHALLLLLLLFPDLPVASPNLKPSLPPIVKESPFLVAWNAPTARCSAAYGVPLRLDSYSILANAQEAFVGGNITIFYYDQLGLYPYYLDTTVPPTAVNGGCPQNASLTRHLEQMESDLSAAMPSSSFAGLSVIDWENWRPLWIRNWDKKNVYRDMSVQLVRQKNRLLPDSQAEVQAKWEFETAAQEFMSKTLQLARSLRPKGWWGYYLFPECYNYHYLDSFENFTGHCPPLEVQRNNELIWLWENSKALYPSIYMEEALRTSLQGKKFVWAKVGEALRVAELPSVQHSLPVFAYARPFYTYTLKELTQTDLVYTIGQAAAMGAHGIVLWGDAEYSRNRTNCLKIQDYLNSTLGPYIVNVTTAAKLCSQKICNSHGRCIRRRMDSDSYLHLSPNTFQIQTIAEGNQTRVLVRGQLKRWQEDKMRREFVCHCYQGWNGERCSARGRGFWLRTSDWLIPGVLLSALWGCCL, from the exons ATGGCTGCAAAACTCTTCAG CATTGCATGCGACGCAGCGCCTTCGTGCTCAGCCGGGCCACCCACGTGGGCATCCGCACCCTTGAGGCTGTGCCAGCCCTTCAGCCGCCAtgccctcctgctgctcctgctcttGTTCCCAGACCTGCCTGTGGCGTCTCCCAACCTGAAGCCGTCCTTGCCTCCCATCGTCAAAGAGAGCCCCTTTCTGGTGGCCTGGAATGCGCCAACCGCACGGTGCTCGGCTGCCTACGGGGTGCCCCTCCGCTTGGACTCCTACAGCATCCTGGCAAATGCCCAGGAAGCCTTTGTGGGTGGCAACATCACAATCTTCTACTACGACCAGCTGGGCTTGTATCCCTACTACTTGGACACAACGGTGCCGCCCACTGCCGTCAACGGCGGCTGCCCTCAGAACGCCAGCCTGACAAGGCACTTGGAGCAGATGGAGAGCGACCTGTCGGCAGCCATGCCCTCCAGCTCCTTTGCGGGCCTCTCTGTGATAGACTGGGAGAACTGGAGGCCCCTGTGGATCCGGAACTGGGACAAGAAAAATGTCTATCGGGACATGTCCGTCCAGCTCGTCAGGCAAAAGAATCGCCTTTTGCCAGACAGCCAGGCCGAAGTTCAGGCTAAGTGGGAATTTGAGACGGCTGCCCAGGAATTCATGTCTAAGACGCTGCAACTGGCCCGCTCTCTCCGCCCCAAGGGCTGGTGGGGCTACTACCTCTTCCCAGAGTGCTACAATTACCACTACTTGGATAGTTTTGAGAACTTCACAGGGCACTGCCCTCCACTGGAAGTGCAGCGCAACAACGAGCTGATCTGGCTCTGGGAGAACAGCAAAGCCCTCTACCCTTCTATCTACATGGAGGAGGCGCTGAGGACCTCTCTGCAAGGGAAGAAGTTTGTGTGGGCCAAAGTGGGGGAAGCTCTGAGGGTGGCGGAGCTGCCTTCTGTTCAACATTCCCTCCCTGTCTTTGCGTATGCCAGGCCATTCTACACCTACACGCTGAAGGAGTTGACTCAG ACAGACTTGGTGTACACCATTGGGCAGGCTGCAGCCATGGGGGCTCACGGCATTGTACTCTGGGGAGACGCAGAGTATTCTCGCAACCGG ACCAACTGCTTAAAGATTCAGGACTACCTGAATAGCACCTTAGGCCCTTATATTGTCAACGTGACCACAGCGGCCAAACTTTGCAGCCAGAAAATCTGCAACAGCCACGGCCGCTGCATTCGCCGACGGATGGACTCAGACAGCTACTTGCACCTCAGCCCTAACACCTTCCAGATCCAAACAATAGCAGAGGGCAACCAAACCCGAGTGCTGGTGAGGGGGCAACTGAAACGTTGGCAGGAGGACAAAATGAGAAGAGAGTTTGTGTGCCACTGTTACCAGGGTTGGAATGGAGAACGCTGCTCTGCCCGGGGGCGGGGCTTCTGGTTGCGGACAAGTGATTGGCTAATTCCTGGGGTGCTCCTCTCTGCACTGTGGGGGTGTTGTTTGTGA
- the LOC118080620 gene encoding hyaluronidase-4-like isoform X1 — MPGLGEMRTRQRSRGWRDADWLIGFIWEIKTTDSSREKAGPFTGTLLPNIACDAAPSCSAGPPTWASAPLRLCQPFSRHALLLLLLLFPDLPVASPNLKPSLPPIVKESPFLVAWNAPTARCSAAYGVPLRLDSYSILANAQEAFVGGNITIFYYDQLGLYPYYLDTTVPPTAVNGGCPQNASLTRHLEQMESDLSAAMPSSSFAGLSVIDWENWRPLWIRNWDKKNVYRDMSVQLVRQKNRLLPDSQAEVQAKWEFETAAQEFMSKTLQLARSLRPKGWWGYYLFPECYNYHYLDSFENFTGHCPPLEVQRNNELIWLWENSKALYPSIYMEEALRTSLQGKKFVWAKVGEALRVAELPSVQHSLPVFAYARPFYTYTLKELTQTDLVYTIGQAAAMGAHGIVLWGDAEYSRNRTNCLKIQDYLNSTLGPYIVNVTTAAKLCSQKICNSHGRCIRRRMDSDSYLHLSPNTFQIQTIAEGNQTRVLVRGQLKRWQEDKMRREFVCHCYQGWNGERCSARGRGFWLRTSDWLIPGVLLSALWGCCL, encoded by the exons ATCCAGGGGCTGGAGAGATGCTGATTGGCTTATAGGATTTATCTGGGAGATCAAAACCACAGACAGCAGCAGGGAAAAGGCAGGCCCATTTACAGGCACCCTGCTCCCCAA CATTGCATGCGACGCAGCGCCTTCGTGCTCAGCCGGGCCACCCACGTGGGCATCCGCACCCTTGAGGCTGTGCCAGCCCTTCAGCCGCCAtgccctcctgctgctcctgctcttGTTCCCAGACCTGCCTGTGGCGTCTCCCAACCTGAAGCCGTCCTTGCCTCCCATCGTCAAAGAGAGCCCCTTTCTGGTGGCCTGGAATGCGCCAACCGCACGGTGCTCGGCTGCCTACGGGGTGCCCCTCCGCTTGGACTCCTACAGCATCCTGGCAAATGCCCAGGAAGCCTTTGTGGGTGGCAACATCACAATCTTCTACTACGACCAGCTGGGCTTGTATCCCTACTACTTGGACACAACGGTGCCGCCCACTGCCGTCAACGGCGGCTGCCCTCAGAACGCCAGCCTGACAAGGCACTTGGAGCAGATGGAGAGCGACCTGTCGGCAGCCATGCCCTCCAGCTCCTTTGCGGGCCTCTCTGTGATAGACTGGGAGAACTGGAGGCCCCTGTGGATCCGGAACTGGGACAAGAAAAATGTCTATCGGGACATGTCCGTCCAGCTCGTCAGGCAAAAGAATCGCCTTTTGCCAGACAGCCAGGCCGAAGTTCAGGCTAAGTGGGAATTTGAGACGGCTGCCCAGGAATTCATGTCTAAGACGCTGCAACTGGCCCGCTCTCTCCGCCCCAAGGGCTGGTGGGGCTACTACCTCTTCCCAGAGTGCTACAATTACCACTACTTGGATAGTTTTGAGAACTTCACAGGGCACTGCCCTCCACTGGAAGTGCAGCGCAACAACGAGCTGATCTGGCTCTGGGAGAACAGCAAAGCCCTCTACCCTTCTATCTACATGGAGGAGGCGCTGAGGACCTCTCTGCAAGGGAAGAAGTTTGTGTGGGCCAAAGTGGGGGAAGCTCTGAGGGTGGCGGAGCTGCCTTCTGTTCAACATTCCCTCCCTGTCTTTGCGTATGCCAGGCCATTCTACACCTACACGCTGAAGGAGTTGACTCAG ACAGACTTGGTGTACACCATTGGGCAGGCTGCAGCCATGGGGGCTCACGGCATTGTACTCTGGGGAGACGCAGAGTATTCTCGCAACCGG ACCAACTGCTTAAAGATTCAGGACTACCTGAATAGCACCTTAGGCCCTTATATTGTCAACGTGACCACAGCGGCCAAACTTTGCAGCCAGAAAATCTGCAACAGCCACGGCCGCTGCATTCGCCGACGGATGGACTCAGACAGCTACTTGCACCTCAGCCCTAACACCTTCCAGATCCAAACAATAGCAGAGGGCAACCAAACCCGAGTGCTGGTGAGGGGGCAACTGAAACGTTGGCAGGAGGACAAAATGAGAAGAGAGTTTGTGTGCCACTGTTACCAGGGTTGGAATGGAGAACGCTGCTCTGCCCGGGGGCGGGGCTTCTGGTTGCGGACAAGTGATTGGCTAATTCCTGGGGTGCTCCTCTCTGCACTGTGGGGGTGTTGTTTGTGA